In a genomic window of Mycolicibacterium neoaurum VKM Ac-1815D:
- a CDS encoding fatty acid desaturase family protein has product MAIADVPAYLHLTSADVEEIAFELDVIRRDIEDALGAKDAAYIRRVIHFQRALDVAARLVIACSKSKTGWLVGTGALAYAKSIENMELGHNISHGQWDWMNDPEIHSNTWEWDMVGASAQWRYSHNYRHHVYSNVLGMDEDIGYRLLRVTEDQPWRLWYLATPLRNFVLAAMFEWGIALHGLHSEKLRDDPAVMAGERRTFFGKVARQLSKDYVFLPVLSGRRWRRTFTANFTANTIRNLWVYVNIICGHIPDGAETFDPAVVKDETQGEWYLRQLLGTANFKAGPVLAISGGHLCYQIEHHLFPDLPSVRLPEVSERVRLLCEKYDLPYNSASLPRQLFRTQRIIHGLAVPRWVYAAVGRLKR; this is encoded by the coding sequence ATGGCGATCGCCGACGTGCCTGCCTACCTGCATCTGACAAGCGCGGATGTCGAGGAGATCGCGTTCGAGCTCGACGTCATCCGCCGCGATATCGAGGATGCGCTCGGTGCCAAGGACGCGGCCTACATCCGGCGCGTCATCCACTTCCAGCGCGCCCTGGATGTCGCCGCGCGGTTGGTGATCGCCTGCAGCAAGTCCAAGACCGGCTGGCTGGTCGGCACGGGCGCGTTGGCGTACGCGAAGTCGATCGAGAATATGGAGCTCGGCCACAACATCTCCCATGGTCAGTGGGACTGGATGAACGACCCGGAGATCCACTCCAACACCTGGGAGTGGGACATGGTCGGGGCGTCGGCGCAGTGGCGGTACTCGCACAACTATCGACACCACGTGTACAGCAATGTGCTCGGCATGGATGAGGACATCGGCTACCGGCTGTTGCGGGTCACCGAGGACCAACCGTGGCGGCTGTGGTATCTGGCGACGCCGTTGCGAAACTTCGTGCTGGCGGCCATGTTCGAGTGGGGCATCGCTCTGCACGGCCTGCATTCGGAGAAGCTGCGCGACGACCCGGCGGTGATGGCGGGGGAGAGGCGCACGTTCTTCGGCAAGGTCGCCCGGCAGTTGAGCAAGGACTACGTCTTCCTGCCCGTGCTGAGCGGGCGGCGATGGCGTCGGACGTTTACGGCCAACTTCACCGCGAACACCATCCGCAACCTGTGGGTGTACGTCAACATCATCTGCGGGCATATCCCTGACGGCGCTGAGACATTCGATCCCGCCGTGGTGAAGGACGAGACCCAGGGCGAGTGGTACCTGCGACAGCTACTGGGCACCGCGAACTTCAAAGCCGGTCCCGTGCTGGCGATCTCGGGCGGGCATCTGTGCTACCAGATCGAGCATCACCTGTTCCCGGACCTGCCTAGTGTCCGGCTGCCCGAGGTGAGTGAGCGGGTGCGGCTGCTGTGCGAGAAGTACGACCTGCCGTACAACTCGGCGTCGCTGCCGCGGCAGCTGTTCCGGACGCAGCGGATCATTCACGGGTTGGCGGTGCCGCGGTGGGTTTATGCGGCAGTAGGACGGTTGAAGCGGTAG
- a CDS encoding very short patch repair endonuclease, whose protein sequence is MQSRMSRQRRRDTKPELLVRQILHSRGIRYRVNAAPEPGMRCRADILWRGLRLAVFIDGCFWHGCPVHATRPKANGRWWAEKLDGNIQRDRRTDLELTNRGWTVLRFWEHERPSTCADAICTKLAELSAVKRSAQSSATGT, encoded by the coding sequence GTGCAGTCCCGTATGAGTCGGCAGCGTCGACGCGACACCAAGCCAGAACTGCTCGTCAGGCAGATTCTGCACTCGCGGGGTATCCGCTATCGAGTCAATGCCGCGCCCGAGCCGGGGATGCGATGTAGGGCCGACATTCTGTGGCGGGGCTTGCGGCTGGCAGTCTTCATCGACGGTTGCTTCTGGCACGGATGTCCCGTTCATGCGACCAGGCCCAAGGCGAATGGAAGGTGGTGGGCTGAGAAACTCGACGGAAACATCCAGCGCGACCGGCGTACCGATCTGGAGCTCACCAATCGTGGCTGGACGGTATTGCGGTTCTGGGAGCACGAGAGGCCAAGTACGTGCGCCGATGCCATCTGCACCAAGCTTGCAGAGCTTAGCGCGGTGAAGCGGTCCGCTCAATCCAGCGCGACAGGTACCTGA
- a CDS encoding DNA cytosine methyltransferase gives MQRAPASICGMPREDVTTEPQPQIIDLFAGPGGLDVGATWLEIPVEGIEWDPNACATRRAAGLVTHEGDVRDFGPDSFPEANVLTGGPPCQTFTVAGTGSGRQALDQIVEQAEDMAADPSDGIPRGGFADDRTGLVLEPLRWALLAMRARRPFRAIVLEQVPAVLPVWEVYGSILRRNGYGVASGILRTEEFGVPQTRRRAILIARLGDGRVSLPAPTHQAYRRSGVEQGALELKPWVSMGEALNHREHFTVISNYGSGGDPRNRGRRRSDEPSATITGKVMRNRLHLKDGDEDRFTYQEAGRLQTFPLDYPWSGLDIGQQIGNAIPPRLAVHVLAHALDIELDLDELDRTIDSSWMDGRPVPLGRRLADQVPVALD, from the coding sequence ATGCAACGCGCGCCGGCTAGCATCTGTGGCATGCCGCGGGAAGACGTCACCACGGAGCCGCAGCCACAGATCATCGACCTGTTCGCCGGTCCGGGCGGCTTGGACGTCGGTGCGACATGGCTGGAGATCCCGGTAGAAGGCATCGAGTGGGATCCGAATGCGTGCGCCACCCGCCGTGCGGCCGGCCTCGTGACTCACGAGGGGGATGTCAGAGATTTCGGTCCCGACAGTTTCCCCGAAGCCAACGTGCTGACCGGCGGACCGCCGTGCCAGACGTTCACCGTCGCAGGCACCGGTTCGGGCAGGCAGGCCCTGGACCAGATCGTCGAGCAGGCCGAAGACATGGCGGCCGACCCAAGTGACGGAATCCCGCGCGGTGGGTTCGCAGACGACAGGACCGGGCTGGTCCTCGAGCCCTTGCGCTGGGCACTACTCGCCATGCGTGCGCGCCGGCCCTTCCGAGCAATCGTCCTCGAACAGGTCCCTGCAGTTCTTCCGGTCTGGGAGGTGTACGGCAGCATCCTCAGACGCAACGGCTACGGAGTCGCTTCGGGAATACTCCGGACGGAGGAGTTCGGTGTTCCGCAGACACGGCGACGGGCAATCCTGATCGCGCGACTCGGCGACGGGAGAGTGTCGCTGCCTGCGCCGACCCATCAAGCCTACCGGCGCAGCGGAGTAGAGCAGGGCGCGTTGGAGCTCAAGCCTTGGGTTTCGATGGGCGAAGCGCTGAACCATCGAGAACATTTCACCGTGATCTCGAATTACGGTAGCGGGGGGGATCCTCGCAACCGAGGCCGGCGCCGCTCCGATGAACCGTCGGCGACCATAACGGGAAAGGTGATGCGCAATCGCCTTCACCTGAAGGATGGCGACGAGGACCGCTTCACCTATCAGGAAGCGGGGAGACTGCAGACGTTCCCGCTCGATTATCCGTGGTCCGGTCTCGACATCGGGCAACAAATCGGAAACGCGATCCCGCCCCGCCTGGCGGTGCACGTTCTGGCTCACGCCCTCGACATCGAGTTGGATCTCGACGAGCTGGACCGAACGATCGATTCGTCATGGATGGACGGACGGCCTGTGCCGCTCGGCAGGCGACTCGCGGATCAGGTACCTGTCGCGCTGGATTGA
- a CDS encoding DEAD/DEAH box helicase yields MGGLVDDFRDRCIRVYIEDPNRVEEDAGKERGIAEGGYGRKQIQELVQNSADALQGAPGRIQVSLTDGALYVANEGKAFEDTGVRALLYTHLSNKIGTEIGRFGLGFKSISGISDNPQVFSRSVSFEFSRAQSADQLSTELERHYQPSDIPALRLAWTLDPVAEFRTDPHLAELSTWATTVVKVPLKDGAESQLSTEMEEFDESFNLFAPHVRILDLVDHIKPVSRRFAASKKGNRVTLTTPDGDREWLVVSKQHEPSSRALESAGHSARRDSVMVSWALPLSGAVGVGRLSAYFPVKSDVTLSGRINAPWKLSDDRINVIECLFNLEILEDVVPKLVVSARKDLVDDDAYGRYIDVLPARGKEARSWADKVLNEPVYRELRDSRCLPDLDGQLRAPSALQRVPDDVMEYAKMWLAVAGNRGDWVHPECTSTTERRSKVDRLMSDGDRVKPPGRVLHWLQSVVAEPGPSQSAAAVELAAQLIGKGGNTEMEVRDARIVLLENGSMAQPVRGRCFLRTKPDQQGSSFIDSDVAARATAVAALEALGVTAFEDGGEMLQLLTELRRTGKVDWDELWIAMRGSGVHRVHEAFESVLEGRAARIINVKNGNGRWVLPQGLYFAGECLKQLREDGDYLVDGAYHASDQELLYMLGVRSRPSRMAAGSTERWVSKYANEVRHRIGDELSLGVQPRQALVIDGLDAVLGPLECLPDLSVTNRTALTVALLNDVDVPRVRVSHPNVPKTARYVAPEIWWARQEGFLPTVLGPTPISDAFVAHVEDAPDGLLPCVTQVVLSPDAERVLKLKTKISDLEPTGFRKLVQAHVAKNDIQRVSQSYAWWCWTHEEVGPPELMWIHRGGEWSECERTSVAVVHSSDALAELEQFGIPCILVDSAEDVHSLSTFWGCLEDRGLPVTYSYETSAEPVLLSDVFPVLDALETDGELDGLILQKCLSLSKVAAVPGQPEVRIACASGRESNRILVTGTTDSQMLKQVLGQLLYDDSDRHVDALLKDMDRRKNSQQVRAVRNARSDAERLLMLVGEDRLRPLIPKDALSYLVNEGTLEPRGHALAELCVSMLGVRALERACKVDPAGLPVAPPSTWAGSFATRKWVNNFGFGDEWAGRPARQRNKPTEYIDGPTQLEKLHDYQQVVSERLRNVLISNERAYISLPTGAGKTRVAVQTIIEAISSGDLDRFSSSGAFAGPILWLADGEELCEQAIDAWSYLWRSVGRQDTQLICSRFWSSYEMEEEVGGVQVVVATWQKIKSRAVGNDSYAWLAEAPIVIIDEAHGAYTPSYTTILEWLGRSIRERDKTLVGLTATPFRGRRDSAQTELLLRRFGGNQLDEGVFGEDLPQVRLQRDRVLARARLEIIDGVSIDLSDREIDDFKKLGWLAKSAEIRLGRNEDRTRTIVDSIMGRPQDWQIVVFAASVENAQTLATLLTLQGRSAASIDQDTSPEDRRVAIERFKAGELKVLTNYAVLSQGFDAPKTDAVYITRPTSSEVRYMQMVGRGLRGPKNGGTEEVLIVNMLDNLLEFADSIVYETLKEITEADQVQESAGVG; encoded by the coding sequence TTGGGGGGACTGGTCGATGATTTTCGCGATCGATGTATTCGGGTCTACATCGAGGATCCGAACCGCGTGGAGGAGGACGCCGGCAAGGAGCGCGGTATTGCTGAGGGCGGGTATGGCCGCAAGCAGATCCAGGAACTCGTCCAGAACTCGGCCGATGCGCTCCAGGGCGCACCGGGACGCATTCAAGTCAGCCTGACCGACGGCGCGCTCTATGTCGCGAACGAGGGTAAAGCGTTCGAGGACACGGGTGTTCGAGCCCTGCTGTACACTCACCTGTCCAACAAGATCGGCACCGAGATCGGGCGGTTCGGGTTGGGATTCAAGTCGATCAGTGGCATCTCGGACAATCCGCAGGTCTTCAGTCGATCGGTGTCGTTCGAGTTCAGTCGAGCGCAGTCGGCAGATCAACTGTCGACCGAGCTGGAACGGCACTATCAACCGTCGGACATCCCGGCGCTTCGCCTGGCGTGGACGCTCGACCCGGTGGCAGAATTTCGCACCGACCCGCATCTCGCCGAGCTGTCGACGTGGGCGACCACCGTGGTCAAGGTGCCGCTCAAGGACGGAGCGGAATCGCAGCTTTCCACTGAGATGGAGGAGTTCGACGAGTCTTTCAATCTTTTTGCGCCGCATGTACGGATCCTCGATCTGGTCGATCACATCAAGCCTGTGTCACGCCGATTTGCGGCTTCGAAGAAGGGGAACCGGGTCACCCTGACGACGCCGGATGGCGACAGGGAGTGGTTGGTCGTATCCAAACAGCACGAGCCTTCATCCCGCGCGCTGGAGTCGGCAGGTCATTCGGCTCGGAGGGATTCGGTCATGGTCAGCTGGGCGCTGCCCTTGAGCGGTGCGGTGGGTGTCGGCCGGCTGTCCGCCTACTTTCCGGTGAAGTCCGATGTCACCCTCAGCGGCCGGATCAACGCACCTTGGAAGCTCTCTGACGACCGAATCAACGTGATCGAGTGCCTGTTCAATCTGGAGATTCTCGAAGATGTCGTACCTAAGCTTGTCGTCTCGGCGCGGAAGGATCTGGTCGACGACGACGCTTATGGCCGATACATCGATGTTCTTCCGGCCCGCGGCAAGGAAGCCAGGAGTTGGGCCGACAAGGTACTCAATGAGCCCGTTTACCGGGAACTGAGGGACTCACGGTGTCTGCCCGATCTGGACGGTCAGTTGCGGGCGCCGTCTGCGCTGCAGCGTGTGCCGGACGACGTCATGGAATACGCCAAGATGTGGCTGGCGGTCGCGGGCAATCGTGGCGACTGGGTCCACCCGGAATGCACCAGCACCACTGAGCGAAGGTCCAAAGTGGATCGCCTCATGAGCGACGGCGACCGCGTGAAGCCTCCAGGCAGGGTGCTTCATTGGCTGCAGTCGGTTGTGGCGGAGCCGGGGCCGAGCCAGTCCGCAGCAGCGGTCGAGTTGGCTGCGCAACTGATCGGCAAAGGCGGCAACACGGAAATGGAAGTCCGAGACGCCCGGATCGTGCTCCTTGAGAACGGGTCGATGGCCCAGCCGGTACGCGGGCGCTGCTTCCTGCGGACCAAGCCGGACCAGCAGGGCAGCTCGTTCATTGACAGCGATGTAGCAGCGCGTGCCACGGCAGTCGCCGCACTGGAGGCGCTCGGAGTCACCGCCTTCGAAGACGGCGGCGAGATGCTCCAGTTACTCACCGAGCTCAGGCGCACGGGCAAGGTGGACTGGGACGAATTGTGGATTGCAATGCGTGGGTCTGGTGTTCACCGGGTTCATGAAGCCTTCGAGAGCGTCCTCGAAGGTCGCGCCGCGCGAATCATCAACGTGAAGAACGGTAATGGCCGATGGGTGCTCCCGCAGGGCCTGTACTTCGCGGGCGAATGTCTGAAACAGCTCCGAGAGGATGGCGACTACCTGGTCGACGGCGCGTACCACGCCAGTGATCAGGAGCTTCTGTACATGTTGGGGGTGCGATCCCGGCCGTCACGGATGGCTGCTGGGTCGACTGAGCGGTGGGTGTCGAAGTACGCGAACGAGGTCCGGCATCGGATCGGTGACGAACTCTCGCTGGGAGTCCAGCCGCGTCAAGCGCTCGTCATCGATGGCCTTGATGCTGTTCTGGGACCCCTCGAATGTCTGCCTGACCTCAGCGTCACCAACCGGACCGCTCTGACTGTCGCCCTCCTCAACGATGTTGACGTCCCGCGTGTAAGAGTCAGCCACCCGAACGTACCGAAGACCGCCCGCTACGTCGCGCCCGAAATCTGGTGGGCGAGGCAGGAGGGCTTCTTGCCGACAGTGCTCGGACCGACACCGATTTCTGACGCTTTCGTCGCTCACGTGGAGGACGCACCGGACGGACTGCTGCCGTGTGTGACCCAGGTTGTTCTTAGCCCCGACGCTGAGCGGGTACTGAAGCTGAAGACGAAAATCAGCGATCTCGAACCGACCGGGTTCCGCAAGCTTGTTCAGGCGCACGTCGCAAAGAACGACATTCAACGTGTGAGCCAGAGCTATGCGTGGTGGTGCTGGACTCACGAAGAGGTTGGCCCGCCGGAGCTGATGTGGATACACAGAGGCGGCGAGTGGTCGGAATGCGAGCGCACCAGCGTTGCCGTGGTGCACAGTTCGGATGCGCTGGCCGAGCTTGAGCAGTTCGGCATACCGTGCATATTGGTCGACTCCGCCGAAGATGTGCATTCCCTCAGCACATTCTGGGGATGTCTGGAAGATCGCGGCCTACCCGTGACCTACTCGTACGAAACGAGTGCAGAGCCCGTCCTCCTCAGCGACGTGTTCCCGGTGCTGGACGCGCTTGAAACCGATGGCGAACTCGATGGTCTGATCCTCCAGAAGTGCCTCTCCCTGAGCAAGGTTGCAGCCGTTCCAGGACAGCCGGAAGTGCGCATTGCATGCGCATCCGGCCGTGAGTCGAACCGAATTCTTGTCACCGGAACCACCGACTCACAAATGCTGAAACAAGTTCTGGGGCAGCTGCTCTACGACGATTCCGATCGACACGTGGACGCGCTACTCAAGGACATGGACAGAAGGAAGAACTCCCAGCAGGTCCGTGCGGTGAGAAACGCGAGATCAGATGCTGAACGTCTCCTCATGCTCGTCGGAGAAGATCGACTACGACCGCTCATCCCGAAGGATGCTCTCAGCTACCTCGTCAACGAGGGCACTCTGGAGCCGCGCGGGCATGCGCTGGCCGAGTTGTGTGTGAGCATGCTGGGTGTCCGTGCGCTGGAACGTGCTTGCAAGGTCGATCCGGCTGGACTTCCCGTCGCGCCACCCTCCACCTGGGCGGGATCGTTCGCCACCCGAAAGTGGGTGAACAACTTCGGCTTCGGCGACGAGTGGGCGGGACGGCCGGCACGGCAGCGAAACAAGCCGACCGAGTACATCGACGGCCCGACGCAGCTCGAGAAACTGCATGACTATCAGCAAGTGGTGTCAGAACGACTGCGCAACGTGTTGATCAGCAACGAACGCGCCTACATTTCGCTGCCGACGGGTGCGGGCAAAACACGCGTGGCGGTCCAGACGATCATCGAAGCCATCAGTTCTGGCGACCTCGACCGGTTCAGCTCGAGCGGCGCCTTCGCCGGCCCGATCCTGTGGCTGGCAGACGGGGAAGAGCTCTGCGAGCAGGCTATCGATGCGTGGTCTTATTTGTGGCGTTCTGTCGGACGGCAAGACACACAACTCATTTGCAGCCGGTTCTGGTCGTCCTACGAGATGGAAGAGGAGGTCGGCGGTGTCCAGGTCGTCGTGGCGACATGGCAGAAGATCAAGTCGCGGGCCGTCGGCAACGACTCATATGCCTGGTTGGCCGAAGCACCGATCGTCATCATCGACGAGGCGCACGGTGCCTACACCCCCTCTTACACAACAATTCTGGAGTGGCTGGGTCGATCGATCCGAGAGCGCGACAAGACACTGGTCGGGCTGACGGCAACGCCGTTCCGAGGACGCCGTGACAGCGCGCAAACCGAACTGTTGCTTCGGCGATTCGGTGGCAATCAGCTGGACGAAGGAGTGTTCGGCGAGGATCTCCCGCAGGTGCGGCTGCAGCGGGATCGGGTGCTCGCGCGTGCCCGTCTTGAGATCATCGACGGCGTGTCCATCGACCTGTCTGACCGTGAGATCGATGACTTCAAGAAGCTCGGATGGTTGGCCAAGAGCGCCGAGATCCGTCTCGGTCGTAACGAGGACCGTACCCGTACGATCGTCGACTCGATCATGGGTAGGCCACAGGACTGGCAGATCGTGGTCTTCGCCGCATCGGTCGAGAACGCCCAGACTCTCGCGACCCTGCTGACACTCCAGGGCCGATCCGCGGCGTCGATCGATCAAGACACGAGCCCCGAGGATCGGAGGGTGGCAATCGAGCGGTTCAAGGCGGGAGAGCTGAAGGTACTGACGAACTACGCGGTGCTGTCTCAAGGGTTTGACGCGCCGAAGACGGATGCCGTGTACATCACCCGTCCAACCAGCAGTGAGGTTCGATATATGCAGATGGTGGGTCGAGGTCTACGCGGGCCGAAGAACGGTGGTACCGAAGAAGTTCTCATAGTCAACATGCTCGACAACCTCCTTGAGTTCGCCGACAGCATCGTCTACGAGACCTTGAAGGAGATTACCGAAGCAGATCAGGTCCAGGAGTCCGCCGGTGTCGGGTGA